The following coding sequences lie in one Primulina huaijiensis isolate GDHJ02 unplaced genomic scaffold, ASM1229523v2 scaffold24067, whole genome shotgun sequence genomic window:
- the LOC140967188 gene encoding uncharacterized protein — translation MTSEDVKEQITCEKIVCPSTLISCVDIESKQIEQENDDTCYPPDNDILHSASEEVEMRETANDTSKTGCSLVFPSLGIGETTPTSEVLVTEIIEPGIPGQSTLRASVEESREQKQQENGEDLLDTQNAGVTGESKERFRERLWGFLFENLNRAVDELYLLCELECDLDQMKEASLVLDEAASDFRELKFRVEKFEKLKRSSCPGTDGAPSILQSDHRRPHALSWEVRRMTTSPRRAEILSSSLEAFRKIQQDRASERGNNGKNLGPDGHGRDFRSSNILEKHAQKGDSKGFAVKARTGDPVISQASTKEKRNLNSGNPGYATGIKGKSYREPLEYTSEKKPRSANIPRGDTHTEKDGNKRSGCSGKSLDAWKEKRNWEDLLSSPHCVSSRFSYSPGMGRKSAERVRVLHDKLMSPEKKKKSVLDLKKEAEEKHARATRIRTQLENESVQKLQRTSEKLNRVNVWQTVRSNKLRESMFARHQRTESRHEAYLAQVVRRAGDESSKVNEVRFITSLNEENEKHILWKKLQDSEMRRAEKVQVMKTKQKEDMAREEAVLERRRLLEAEKLQRLAETQRRKEEALVRREEERKASSAAREAKAMEQMRRKEVRAKAQQEEAELLAQKLAERLSESEQRRKFYLEQIRERASMDFRDQSSPLLRRFTGKEGQALGRSIPHGNGEDNQENNSGRAADSCTLTNEASQHSLKRRIRRIRQRLMSMKHEFPEPSFGPESSGIAYRTAIGTARVKIGKWLQDFQKLRQARKDGASSFGLITAEMIKFLEGRDPELQASRQAGLLDVIASALPDSHTSKPEACQVMIFLLRLLRVVLSTPANKCYFLVQNLLPPIIPMLAAALESYIKMAASLIIPGSTNFVSSKTSIGNMELISEVTDGFIWTVAAXTDLPGGNPLDETSTFEGTAVTILVDNNDSNNVRHISSKIESSGVMNEPLKIPTDVTCECAVAQKYGNSSANGSTDKNNLSGSDSKHPAIFLLSAISDTGLVCLPSMLTAVLLQTNNRLSAEQSSYVLPSNFEEVATGILKVLNNLALIDVTFIQKMLARPDLKMEFFHLMSFFLAHCTNNWGAATDKIGSLLMESLSLLGYFSLFHPENQAVLRWGKSPTILHK, via the exons ATGACTTCAGAAGACGTGAAAGAGCAAATTACTTGTGAGAAAATAGTTTGTCCAAGTACACTTATTTCATGCGTTGACATAGAATCTAAACAAATTGAGCAGGAGAATGATGACACATGCTATCCACCAGATAATGATATTTTACATTCTGCCAGTGAAGAAGTTGAGATGAGAGAAACTGCTAATGATACGTCGAAAACTGGTTGTTCTCTCGTTTTTCCTTCTTTAGGCATTGGGGAAACTACCCCTACTTCCGAGGTACTGGTAACTGAGATTATTGAACCTGGGATTCCAGGACAATCGACACTGAGAGCTTCAGTTGAGGAGTCCAGAGAACAAAAACAGCAAGAAAATGGCGAGGATTTACTGGATACCCAGAATGCAGGCGTCACAGGTGAGAGCAAAGAAAGATTCAGAGAACGCCTTTGGGGATTTCTCTTTGAAAACCTCAATAGGGCTGTGGATGAACTCTATCTTCTCTGTGAACTAGAGTGCGATCTTGATCAAATGAAAGAGGCTAGTCTTGTTCTTGATGAAGCTGCATCAGATTTTAGAGAACTTAAGTTTAGAGTTGAAAAGTTCGAGAAATTGAAAAGGTCATCATGTCCTGGAACTGATGGGGCACCATCTATATTGCAGTCTGATCATCGTAGACCACATGCTCTTTCATGGGAG GTCCGTCGAATGACAACTTCGCCACGGAGAGCAGAAATCCTTTCATCATCTCTTGAGGCATTTAGGAAAATTCAACAAGATCGAGCAAGTGAAAGAGGTAACAATGGCAAGAATCTAGGGCCTGATGGTCATGGTCGCGACTTCAGATCCAGCAATATTTTGGAGAAACATGCTCAGAAAGGTGATTCTAAAGGATTCGCTGTGAAAGCAAGGACTGGAGATCCAGTAATCTCTCAGGCCTCAACCAAGGAAAAAAGAAATCTTAACTCTGGTAATCCAGGTTATGCTACTGGCATCAAAGGTAAAAGTTATCGTGAACCACTGGAGTATACCAGTGAGAAGAAACCTAGATCAGCGAATATCCCTAGAGGAGATACTCATACAGAAAAAGATGGGAACAAGAGAAGTGGATGCTCAGGAAAATCCTTGGATGCTTGGAAAGAGAAGAGGAATTGGGAGGACTTACTTTCATCTCCACATTGTGTATCTTCTCGTTTCTCTTATTCACCAGGCATGGGAAGGAAAAGTGCTGAGCGAGTGCGTGTTTTGCACGATAAACTTATGTCCCcggagaagaaaaaaaaatctgtcCTTGATCTTAAAAAAGAAGCTGAAGAAAAACATGCTCGAGCCACAAGAATCAGAACTCAACTTGAGAACGAGAGCGTTCAAAAGCTTCAACGAACCTCAGAGAAACTGAATCGTGTAAATGTATGGCAAACTGTTCGAAGCAATAAATTACGAGAGTCGATGTTTGCTCGTCATCAGCGCACTGAATCCAGACATGAAGCTTATTTAGCCCAGGTTGTTAGAAGAGCTGGTGATGAAAGCAGTAAAGTTAATGAGGTACGCTTCATCACCTCGCTGAACGAAGAGAATGAAAAGCATATATTGTGGAAAAAGCTTCAGGATTCTGAGATGAGGAGAGCAGAGAAAGTTCAAGTAATGAAAACTAAGCAGAAAGAGGACATGGCCAGGGAAGAAGCTGTTTTGGAACGCAGGAGGCTCCTTGAAGCCGAGAAGTTGCAGCGCCTTGCGGAGACTCAGCGCAGAAAGGAAGAGGCACTGGTGAGGAGGGAAGAAGAACGGAAAGCTTCAAGTGCTGCTCGTGAAGCCAAGGCTATGGAACAGATGAGGAGAAAGGAGGTTCGAGCCAAAGCCCAACAGGAAGAAGCTGAACTCCTGGCTCAGAAATTAGCTGAAAGACTTAGCGAAAGTGAGCAGCGACGAAAGTTTTATTTAGAACAAATACGGGAAAGGGCATCAATGGATTTTAGGGATCAATCTTCACCTTTATTGCGGCGCTTTACAGGTAAAGAAGGCCAAGCTTTAGGTAGATCAATTCCACATGGTAATGGAGAAGATAATCAGGAAAACAATAGTGGCCGTGCTGCAGACTCTTGTACTTTGACCAATGAAGCTTCACAACATTCACTAAAGCGAAGAATAAGAAGAATCCGGCAAAGACTCATGTCAATGAAACATGAATTTCCAGAGCCTTCGTTTGGACCTGAAAGTTCTGGAATTGCATATCGAACTGCCATAGGAACTGCAAGGGTAAAAATTGGTAAGTGGCTTCAGGATTTTCAAAAACTTCGCCAAGCAAGGAAAGATGGTGCTTCTAGTTTTGGACTGATAACTGCTGAAATGATCAAG TTCTTGGAGGGGAGGGATCCTGAGTTGCAGGCTTCTCGCCAAGCTGGTCTGCTTGATGTTATTGCTTCAGCACTACCAGATTCTCACACATCAAAACCTGAAGCCTGCCAGGTGATGATTTTCCTATTACGGCTTCTTAGGGTGGTCCTGTCGACGCCTGCAAACAAATGTTATTTTCTTGTGCAAAATCTGTTGCCTCCAATTATTCCAATGTTGGCAGCAGCTCTTGAGAGCTATATCAAGATGGCAGCATCATTAATTATTCCTGGTTCAACTAATTTTGTCTCGAGTAAAACCTCAATTGGAAATATGGAGTTGATTTCTGAAGTCACCGACGGTTTTATATGGACTGTTGCGGCCNGGACGG ATTTGCCAGGGGGCAACCCATTAGATGAAACTTCCACTTTCGAAGGAACAGCTGTTACTATACTTGTTGACAATAATGATTCAAACAATGTCAGGCATATTTCTTCTAAAATCGAGAGTTCAGGTGTCATGAATGAGCCGTTGAAAATTCCAACAGATGTTACATGCGAGTGTGCAGTTGCTCAGAAGTATGGGAATAGCTCTGCAAATGGTAGTACAGACAAAAACAATTTGAGTGGTTCAGATTCAAAACATCCTGCAATATTTCTTCTTTCAGCAATTTCTGATACTGGCTTAGTGTGTCTTCCTTCCATGCTGACTGCCGTGCTATTGCAAACCAATAACCGGTTGTCTGCTGAACAG AGCTCATATGTTCTTCCATCTAATTTTGAGGAAGTGGCGACTGGTATTCTGAAGGTGTTGAACAATCTGGCTTTGATAGATGTAACATTCATCCAGAAAATGCTG GCACGCCCAGACCTGAAAATGGAGTTCTTCCACTTGATGAGTTTTTTTCTTGCTCATTGCACAAACAACTGGGGAGCAGCAACCGATAAG ATTGGTTCTCTCTTGATGGAATCTTTGTCACTTCTTGGCTACTTTTCACTTTTTCACCCCGAGAATCAAGCTGTGCTTCGCTGGGGAAAGAGCCCTACTATCCTGCACAA